The segment CCTCGAAGCCTTACCAGGGCGAATTATAGTGATTTGTGTTGATGGCGAGCTCACGGTAAAGCGCCTTGAGCGGGTAGGGCAGCGGACCTATCTCCGGGCCAGTAATCCCGCTTATCCTCCCATTCCTTTAGATGGACGTGAGTCCCACGTCTGGGGCGTAGTAACTCATGTGCTTCACAGCTTCCCAGGAGCGGCGTTGCAATGATCGCCTTAGTGGACTGCAACAACTTCTACGTCTCCTGCGAGAGGGTCTTCAATCCGTCACTGGAAGGTCGTCCTGTTGGGGTACTATCCAATAACGATGGTTGCGTAGTGGCTCGCAGTAACGAACTCAAAGCCCTAGGTGTGGAGATGGGGACGGCCATGCATCTGCTTGCATCGCATATTCGTCGCCAAGCGGTGTTGCTCTCCAGTAATTACGCCCTGTATGGCGATATGTCCCAGCGGGTCACCGAAGTGCTAGGCGAGTTTTCACCCCATGTTGAGATTTACTCCATTGATGAAAGCTTTGTAGGGTTTCAAGGCTTCGAACATAAGACCCTGGAGGCACGGGGCCAAGCCATGCGCGATACCGTTCGACAGTGGACAGGCATTCCCGTATGCGTGGGGTTTGCACCTACCCGCGTATTGGCCAAAGTGGCGAACCAAGCGGCTAAAAAACATCCCGCCTACAAACAGCACGGGGTGTGTAAGCTGACCGCTGATAGTGAAACGACCAAGGCACTGCTTAAGCAGTTGCCGGTGACCGAGCTGTGGGGCGTGGCACGCCGTACCGGTGAACGTTTAAGGGTGATGGGTATTGAGTCTGCCTGGGATCTGCGCGAAGCAGACCCTAAGCGTATTAGGCAGCGCTTTAGTGTGATGCAGGAGCGCATCGTCTGGGAGTTGCGGGGGCAACCTTCCATTCAGCTAGATGACATGAGCCAGCCCAGACAACAGATCATGGTTTCTCGTTCGTTTGGGCGACTTACCAACGATCCCCGTCAGCTAAGGGAGGCGCTACGGCATCATGCCGCCAGGGCGGGTGAAAAGCTTCGCAAACAGCGAAGCGTCACCAGCGCCATTATGGTGTTTATCCGCACCAACCCGTTTCGTAAAGATTTACCCCAATATCGCCAACGCGTGGTGATATCCCTGGAGCGACCAACTGACGACAGTCGGGAGATTATTGCCGCCGCAGTGCAAGGGCTACGCCGTCTCTGGCGAAAAGGATACGCCTATCACAAAGCCGGCCTAATGCTGCTTGATCTATCCCCCAAAGCTAACCGACAGCTCACCCTTGAAACCCCGCAAACTGACGAAGCGGCTAAGCGCAGCGAACGCCTGATGACGACGATGGACAAGCTCAACCGTGAGCTGGGTAAGGGAACGGTACAGTTGGGCCTGCCCCGTAAAGGAAATGCCTGGGCGCTGCGCAGTGAGCGGAGAACGCCTCGTTACACTACCAAGTGGAACGAGCTGTTGGTCGTTAAGTAGGCCTAACACGCTTGTATGGTGCTGGTCATGCTAGGGGAAGTGCCATTTTAGAAAGAAAATACTGACTGGTATCATTATCTGAGCAGATGCCGAGCCCAAAAGGCTTCTAGTTATCTTATTGAAAAAATGGAATTATTTTTATTGAAAGGAAAGATGAATAAAGTTGTCATGGTCGGCAGAAACCCGCTTACCATGCGGGTTTAGTCTTCTAAATACTAAACCATCGATCCGCTTTAAATGACGGTAATAGTATTATGCTCCTTTGAGGGATTAGGAATAGTATCCATGAAGGGGCCTTTAAGCCGACGCCCTTTCCTCAAGAAGATAGCCGTTAAGCCCTAATAAAACCAGCGCATCTCTTCATGACAAAGCAGTCAAGTGTCATGTAACGATAAGCAAGGCGTGTTAAAGGCACGCCTAACGAATAGTCCTAAATGCTAAAGCGATAAGAAGACAGTGTGACAGCGCTCGCATGATGTTCACAAATATCTGCTAAGGCATTTCCTGTTACGCCGATGATAACCGCGTTTACTAATGCGTTAACATTTCAGCGTTTTCTATTAATCCCATGATCACATTTTTGCTACAGGCATGGCACGGCATCAACGCTGTGTCTATTCCCGTGCGTGAGTTTTAGGAGTTTGATAATGAACACCACTATACAGTACGTAGGACAACACCCACGTAAACGTCATCAATGTAACCCAGCCCTTAAGCTCTGGTGGGATATGTATTACCAAAACATGAGGGTAAATATTGAGAAAGGCCCTTTAATTGAAAACTACCTAGCAACCTTGCTTCGCGTAATGGAGAATGCCCGCCGAGAATGTCCACGAATATTCGCCGTACGCATCGACCCGCGCTTTCCTGCACGGAATTATATTAGCAATACAGGCAATGACAATTCCTATATTCGCAACTTTATAAATCATTTGCAGTGGGAACTAGATGTCGCAGGAACCAAATATCCTCACAAAATGCGCTACGTATGGTGTCGCGAGCAAGTGACCAGCATCCACCATCACTACCACGTACTACTGCTGTTAAGCGGGGATGCGTATAGAAGCCTGGGAAATTATACTCATTCAACTGGTGGAAGCTTTGAGCGTGACAACCTTTACCACCGAATTGTCCGGGCTTGGTCAGTCGCGATAGGCTGGCCACTAGAAAATATGGAAGGGTTAGTACATATAGCCACCGATGACATGACTCATCAAACGTACACTTGGCATTATCAAAGAAATGACCAAGCTACTTTTGAGGAAGTATTTCGTGGGGCTAGCTACATGTGTAAAGAATATTCGAAGCCGATCGGACAAAGTATCCATTGTTTTGAGGGAAGCAGACGGTAGCCACGTAATCCGTCATTAGTCATAAGTCGCAATATCCCAACTCGACTAAAATCGAGCGTTCGAAGCGTGCTTCGAACGCTCGATTACTTTGCTGTACTTAGTACCTAAGTGCGCCTATATCGTTAGCTGAGCAATTAATTATCATTCGCTCTCCCTGATTAATCTGATTCGGCAATACACCTTAAAAATCGTTCTAATGATTTTCTTCAGAGCATTCCGCCCAGGCGTGGGTACATCTTGGCCATCATCAAAAAGACTCAGAACCAAACATGGGTAATGTCCATGAATTCAGATAAAAATAAAAAATATGTTATGAAAGCTTGCTATTTTTGCTATTACTAGCAGAAATAGCATGTAAAATTATTAATTTTTATAATTATTCACAGTGAGAAACACAATGCAGACAAATATAAATAGTGAAGAAGAATGGCCAGCCTTTGATGAACAATCACTATTCGAGTCTATGAGCCGCGAGGTGAGCCAGCATGTCGAGGTGGCTCCGGAAATGGCACGAACGACTGCGCTTGGTGCAATGGCAATGGCATGTCAAGGAGTTGTTGATGTAGCTTTTCCTAATGGACATGTGGTTCCTACTTCGTTGAACCTTCTGACTATTGCTGAGAGTGGCGAAAGAAAAACAGCTTTAGAAAATTGGTTCTTTCAACCCATTCGTGATTTTCAGTCAGCACAAAAAAAGGAGCGGCAGCTATCCATTCAGGTATATCAACGAAATCTTAAAAACTGGAGAAATGCGGAAAAAGCACTTGAAAAAAAGCGGACCCAAACTTACTTGAATGGTGAATCCATTGAAGAGATTGAGCGGCAACAAGCCGAGTTAGATGATCAAAAACCTCAACCTTCGCGTCTTCGGCAGCTGATATATGAAAATGTAACACCAAGTGCCCTCGCATTTAGTTTGTACGAAAATATTCCGTTAGCTTGTCTGGTTTCTAGCGAAGCAGGCAACATTTTTGAAGGCCGTGCATTTCAAGATTTACCTATGTTTAATTCGATGTGGAGTGGTTCCACCCTGGATGTATCACGCCGTAGTTCTGAAAGCTTCACATTAGAAAATCCACGATTAAGTCTGGCTTTGATGGCGCAGCCGAAAGTAATTGATCGATTTTTAGAAAAGCGGGGTAGTGAAGCCAGAGACAATGGCTTTCTATCGCGTCTGATCGTAATCAAGCCTGTATCATTCATAGGGAATCGGAAAGGTGGGTCTTCTGTTGATGCCAAAAAAAGCAAGGAGTTTAGCGATAGAGTAACAAATTTGCTTACTGAGGCGTTTGCTATATTGGACAGTAAAAGCCGACAACGGAAGGTTTTAAGGTTTAGCTCATCAGCCAAAACACTTTGGCAACAAATTCAACTAAGCATTGAGCAAGATATGGCAGAGCATGGTAAGTATTACCATGCACGGGATCATGCTTCAAAGCTGATTGATAACGTCACCCGTGTTGCCGCTATTCTTCACACGTTCGAGGGGTATGAAGGAGACATTGAAAGTCATGTCCTTGAATATGCTTATCGGCTTTGTAAATGTCATTCTAACCAATACCTTAAATATTTAGCAGGCGAGCCTGAAATTGTTACCATAACTAATGAACTTATTAGAGAAATCCGGCGCCTGGGTTATCCGGTTGGAGAAGATGTTTTTAACTTTAACAAGACATTGTTTCTTCAAAATGGCCGTGGCAAATCCCGCAACCGTAAAAAACTTGACCAAGGTTTACAGCTGCTTATAAAGCTGGGACATGTAATATGGACTAGTCACACTAATTTAAATTTTTCCGAGGTAAGATTTTATAATGTCCCCTGCGTCTTAAAAAACGGTATTGATTATCATATTGAAGAGCTACCGAGTTACGAATCACAGTATTTCAGTACAGGCGATACAGGTAGGTATCCTGTAACTAGGATAGATACATCTTTATAGCCTAAATGCTGATATTAAGCTGTTTCTAAAGATGGTTCGATGTTGTGCATTATCTACGCTTTGAATGAAATCGAACCATCTATTGATCTTTCCCCAAAGTCATCCCCCCCGTTCAAGATACGCCTCAATCAGTGCTGATGATGTAGGCGCTTCATGCTTCTACTCTTTATCATTGTACGTTTTCAAAAAACCTAACGGCACATTATATCCCCGCTTCAGAGACGGCTGGTTTGGTATCGATGTCGCAAAGCTGGTCGACTCGGATGCGCAGCATGGCGGTTTCGACGAACCACGGCAAGATAGGCGCTTGCGCCCAATTGATTTCGTTTTGGAGGAAAATCACAAAGATGCAAAGAGATTATTTTTATAAAAAATTTCGCAGCTAAAGCCCTAGTATTTTTTTACATAGCTGTTTTTGTTGTCTTATTTTTCCAAAAAGCTAATTATTTCCATTGCGAGACTGGTGGTGTTGAGCGGACCTACACTGTCGACATCAACTCACAAGGAGCTCGACCATGAGTAATATCGAACCACCCATCACTGTTCTACGTATGAAGCAATTAGTAAAGAAAATTGGCATCAGCCGTTCTTCTGTGTACGAAAAAATGAATCCCAAATCACCTCGCTACGATAAGACATTCCCGCGGCCTTTCAAACTAGGAAAATCGGCAGTGGGATGGTTTGAAAGTGATATTAATCAATGGCTTATGCAGCGTCATGCATAAATGGTTTAGATGTTTGGTAAAGGCTACTTACGGCGGTGAGTAAAATATTGTTTTCTACATTGCTCATCATTTTTTAACCAGGTAGTTAGCCAAGTTTCAACATCAGTGACTGTTGTATCCGGATCTGCATCAATTCCACTGTTCATGTGCCGCTCAAATATGAGCGGCGCTAGTTTGCTTGCCGCAGTTTTCATAGCTTTCCAACCATTGACAGGTACTTGAGATGCTAAAAGCTCGAAAAAATAAGGTTTTAAGTATCGCCGTTCTTGGTGATTATTCTGTCCAGAGGCTCTATTACGATTCGATACTGAAAGTTTGTCTTCCTCATATAGAGCTATCTCTATTTTAAACTCTGACTTTTTGTATTCGATGAGAGTAGACCATGCATTTAGCTCACGTCCTGATTGGAAAAGTAAGTCAGAACACAGCAACCAGGTCATTGCTTGAGAGAAATAGCTTTGTAAATAGGGGCTCTGAAACGCAGTACTAAGTGTGTTTTTTATATGCTCTTCGCAGGATGTTCCACTTTGGCCGCTTTTTAACGCTTTCAAGGCTGTGTGGTATGCATCTAAAAATGCAGGGTCTTGGTTTTCTTCAGGAGGTAGGTCGCTATTGATATAATTACCTGAAAAATAAGCATTTTTCAAAACCATCTTCGCGTCTTCGATGTGCTCAGATAAAGATATCTTCGACTTTACATGGTAAAGGTCATCTACAACCATAACGGGGGTAGGGTATTTAGATGATTCTGGCCTTAAGTGTATAGCATTCAGTGGGTAAGTCATGGCTAGTTTGTTGCTCTATTATGCAAGATTTGCATATCAAGCCATGTAAAAATATGAATATCAATACGGGATTTAATTGCACGGTGCTGATCATTAACATAAAACCTGATACTAATGACGGGCGCACCCGATCCATCAAGCCAACCCAGCATTCCTGACATGAGGGTATAAAGGGGAAAGATCCATCAGGCATGTCAAACTTGACTTTTTATTTTACCATTTTGTGCTTTCAAGTGATTGTATTTAAAGATTAAGTGGGTCTATCGCCACGTTCAGGGCTATGAATTTAAAATGACTCTGTTCGCTACTCTAGCCTTTGCTGTGAAGCATAGAAGGTACTCGATTGGATGCACAGATGTGTATGATAGTACCCATTAATTTTCACTAAATTTGGGGAAGCCTCCGTGAACACGGAAAGTCACTCTCAGCTTGCTGCTTTTATCTGGTCGGTCGCTGACCTATTACGCGGCGATTTCAAGCAGTCCCAGTATGGCCGCATCATTCTGCCGTTTACCCTGCTGCGCCGCCTAGAATGCGTATTAGAGACTACCAAGGTCGATGTGCTGAAAGCCGCTGAAGACCATCA is part of the Halomonas sp. GT genome and harbors:
- a CDS encoding Y-family DNA polymerase; this translates as MIALVDCNNFYVSCERVFNPSLEGRPVGVLSNNDGCVVARSNELKALGVEMGTAMHLLASHIRRQAVLLSSNYALYGDMSQRVTEVLGEFSPHVEIYSIDESFVGFQGFEHKTLEARGQAMRDTVRQWTGIPVCVGFAPTRVLAKVANQAAKKHPAYKQHGVCKLTADSETTKALLKQLPVTELWGVARRTGERLRVMGIESAWDLREADPKRIRQRFSVMQERIVWELRGQPSIQLDDMSQPRQQIMVSRSFGRLTNDPRQLREALRHHAARAGEKLRKQRSVTSAIMVFIRTNPFRKDLPQYRQRVVISLERPTDDSREIIAAAVQGLRRLWRKGYAYHKAGLMLLDLSPKANRQLTLETPQTDEAAKRSERLMTTMDKLNRELGKGTVQLGLPRKGNAWALRSERRTPRYTTKWNELLVVK
- a CDS encoding YagK/YfjJ domain-containing protein — its product is MNTTIQYVGQHPRKRHQCNPALKLWWDMYYQNMRVNIEKGPLIENYLATLLRVMENARRECPRIFAVRIDPRFPARNYISNTGNDNSYIRNFINHLQWELDVAGTKYPHKMRYVWCREQVTSIHHHYHVLLLLSGDAYRSLGNYTHSTGGSFERDNLYHRIVRAWSVAIGWPLENMEGLVHIATDDMTHQTYTWHYQRNDQATFEEVFRGASYMCKEYSKPIGQSIHCFEGSRR
- a CDS encoding YfjI family protein, producing the protein MQTNINSEEEWPAFDEQSLFESMSREVSQHVEVAPEMARTTALGAMAMACQGVVDVAFPNGHVVPTSLNLLTIAESGERKTALENWFFQPIRDFQSAQKKERQLSIQVYQRNLKNWRNAEKALEKKRTQTYLNGESIEEIERQQAELDDQKPQPSRLRQLIYENVTPSALAFSLYENIPLACLVSSEAGNIFEGRAFQDLPMFNSMWSGSTLDVSRRSSESFTLENPRLSLALMAQPKVIDRFLEKRGSEARDNGFLSRLIVIKPVSFIGNRKGGSSVDAKKSKEFSDRVTNLLTEAFAILDSKSRQRKVLRFSSSAKTLWQQIQLSIEQDMAEHGKYYHARDHASKLIDNVTRVAAILHTFEGYEGDIESHVLEYAYRLCKCHSNQYLKYLAGEPEIVTITNELIREIRRLGYPVGEDVFNFNKTLFLQNGRGKSRNRKKLDQGLQLLIKLGHVIWTSHTNLNFSEVRFYNVPCVLKNGIDYHIEELPSYESQYFSTGDTGRYPVTRIDTSL
- a CDS encoding helix-turn-helix transcriptional regulator: MSNIEPPITVLRMKQLVKKIGISRSSVYEKMNPKSPRYDKTFPRPFKLGKSAVGWFESDINQWLMQRHA